A region from the Zonotrichia leucophrys gambelii isolate GWCS_2022_RI chromosome Z, RI_Zleu_2.0, whole genome shotgun sequence genome encodes:
- the TXNL1 gene encoding thioredoxin-like protein 1 yields MAGVKVIANDTEFQPELSAAGSRLAVVKFTMRGCGPCLRIAPAFNALSNKYPQATFLEVDVHQCQGTAATNNISATPTFLFFRNKVRIDQYQGADAVGLEDKIKQHLENDPGNSEDTDIPKGYMDLLPFINKAGCECLNESDEHGFENCLRKDSSYLESDCDEQLLITVAFSQPVKLYSMKLQGPDNGQGPKSIKIFINLPRSMDFEEAERSEPTQALQLGPEDIREDGIVQLRYVKFQNVNSVTLFVQSNHGDEETTRITYFTFIGTPVQATNMNDFKRVVGKKGESH; encoded by the exons ATGGCGGGCGTGAAGGTGATCGCCAACGACACCGAGTTCCAGCCCGAGCTGAGCGCAGCCGGCTCCCGCTTGGCCGTGGTGAAGTTCACCATGAGGGG GTGCGGCCCTTGCCTGCGGATCGCGCCCGCCTTCAACGCCCTGAGCAACAAATACCCGCAGGCGACATTCCTGGAGGTGGAcgtgcaccagtgccag ggcacggctgccacCAACAACATCTCAGCAACGCCCACGTTCCTGTTCTTCCGGAACAAGGTGCGCATCGACCAGTACCAGGGAGCAGATGCCGTGGGCCTGGAGGACAAAATCAAACAGCACCTGGAGAACGATCCTGGCAACAGCGAGGACACTGACATCCCCAAAGGATAT ATGGATCTGCTGCCCTTCATCAACAAGGCTGGCTGCGAGTGCCTCAACGAGAGCGACGAGCACGGCTTCGAGAACTGCCTGCGCAAGGACTCCTCCTACCTGGAGTCCGACTGCGACGAGCAG CTGCTCATCACTGTAGCTTTTAGTCAGCCTGTCAAGCTTTACTCTATGAAACTGCAGGGGCCAGACAATG ggcagggcccCAAGTCCATCAAGATTTTCATCAACCTGCCGCGCTCCATGGACTTTGAGGAGGCCGAGCGCAGCGAGCCCACGCAGGCGCTGCAGCTGGGCCCCGAGGACATCCGCGAGGACGGCATCGTGCAGCTGCGCTACGTCAAGTTCCAGAACGTCAACAGTGTCACT TTGTTTGTGCAGTCCAATCATGGCGACGAAGAGACGACGAGAATCACATATTTCACATTCATTGGCACTCCAGTGCAGGCCACCAACATGAACGACTTCAAACGA GTAGTGGGCAAGAAGGGAGAGAGCCACTAG